The following are encoded in a window of Gammaproteobacteria bacterium genomic DNA:
- a CDS encoding HEAT repeat domain-containing protein produces MTKGEHALAALVESAESVFRPEAPESFWDCRAAFQTFVDSSFLRDEINRQLIQQRDRPDFVGSWFSREWVLHRERFLLSVSLHEEPQRYIHALPTLAFYALLSGESVDYDVYRLPDSYRNDVFDPSLHLEPVESRRLQCGEVLSIESDRFVYDFRFRQPTLLLKLVTPPIRTLEWLFSRDRLQAWQANDADLSFTQLRVAATVLGRFAHHSSIDPVEKLTKHPHHAVRWAAIQNLARLYRLAAIQALEAATHDRHPHVQSAARKALQAITDKKI; encoded by the coding sequence ATGACCAAAGGGGAACATGCGCTTGCAGCACTGGTGGAATCGGCCGAGTCGGTGTTTCGACCCGAGGCACCGGAAAGTTTTTGGGACTGCCGAGCGGCGTTTCAGACCTTCGTCGATTCGTCATTTCTTCGCGATGAAATCAATCGCCAACTGATCCAGCAGCGCGACCGGCCCGATTTCGTCGGGTCCTGGTTTTCGCGGGAGTGGGTACTGCACCGCGAGCGGTTTCTCCTCTCGGTGTCCTTGCACGAAGAGCCCCAGCGTTACATCCACGCCTTGCCGACTCTGGCGTTCTACGCCCTGCTCTCGGGCGAATCCGTTGATTACGACGTCTATCGCTTGCCGGACTCGTATCGGAACGATGTGTTCGATCCGTCCCTGCATCTGGAGCCGGTCGAATCCCGGCGGTTGCAGTGCGGCGAGGTCTTGTCCATAGAATCGGACCGGTTCGTCTATGATTTCCGGTTCCGGCAACCCACGCTGTTGCTCAAGCTGGTCACGCCGCCGATACGAACCCTGGAATGGCTGTTCAGCAGGGACCGGCTACAGGCCTGGCAGGCCAATGATGCGGACCTGAGCTTCACACAGTTGCGGGTCGCCGCGACGGTGCTGGGTCGTTTTGCGCATCATTCGTCGATCGATCCGGTCGAGAAGCTGACCAAGCATCCCCATCACGCTGTTCGCTGGGCGGCGATCCAGAACCTGGCGCGCTTGTACCGTCTGGCGGCGATTCAGGCGCTGGAGGCAGCGACACACGATCGCCACCCCCACGTGCAAAGCGCCGCGCGCAAGGCATTGCAGGCGATCACGGACAAGAAGATTTAG
- a CDS encoding DUF2946 family protein — protein sequence MEEWVARALRRWPNVPALYGWLSLDRRGRWLIKGEHITRPQIIDTINPNYAADARGCWYFQNGPQRGYVSLEYAPLHLRINGAGQLMAHTGVSVDSVDAVYLDENGALLLESNLGPGLLDDQDLVWALSHLLVDGHEIDEAQLANALDRSSGSDTSLKFNFMGREAPVRRCDFAHIPARLGFVREPQPDQT from the coding sequence ATGGAGGAATGGGTGGCCCGTGCGCTGAGGCGCTGGCCGAATGTGCCCGCCCTTTACGGGTGGCTGTCACTGGATCGCCGTGGACGCTGGCTCATCAAGGGGGAACACATCACACGCCCCCAGATCATCGACACGATCAACCCCAATTACGCCGCCGATGCGCGCGGCTGCTGGTACTTCCAGAACGGCCCGCAACGGGGCTACGTCAGTCTGGAATACGCGCCCCTGCACCTGCGCATCAACGGCGCTGGACAGCTGATGGCGCACACCGGCGTGTCGGTCGACAGCGTCGATGCGGTTTATCTGGACGAGAACGGAGCGCTGCTTTTGGAATCGAACCTGGGGCCAGGACTGCTTGACGATCAGGATCTGGTCTGGGCGCTGAGCCACTTGCTGGTGGACGGGCACGAAATTGACGAAGCCCAGCTCGCGAACGCCCTGGATCGTTCATCTGGCTCGGACACGTCGCTGAAGTTCAACTTCATGGGCCGCGAGGCACCGGTACGACGTTGCGATTTTGCGCACATTCCGGCACGGCTCGGCTTTGTTCGTGAGCCACAGCCGGACCAGACGTAG
- a CDS encoding RNA-binding transcriptional accessory protein: protein MTDTATRIARLIAEEIGARPQQVDAAVALLDEGATVPFIARYRKEVTGGLDDTQLRNLEDRLGYLRELEARRTSVLESIRGQDKLTDDLEARIAAVTTKAELEDLYLPYKPKRRTRAEIAREKGLGPLAEALLQDRSLDPQEAASAYLGDEVPDAKAALDGARDILVEQFSENAELLGALRTYLQKHAFLRARVVDGKQEVGQKFSDYFDHVERWSGVPSHRALAMMRGRNEEVLSLTIEVDADDPAPLKPVERMIADAYSIGQGSAPAEIWLMEVVRWTWRVKLSMSLSIDLMMQLRERADLEAIQVFARNLKDLLLAAPAGSRATMGLDPGIRTGVKLAVVDGTGKLLDTATIYPFAPKNDVRGSQSELARLIHKHKVELIAIGNGTGSRETDKLVAEVLINAPDPKPIKVTVSEAGASVYSASALAAAEFPDLDVSLRGAVSIARRLQDPLAELVKIEPKAIGVGQYQHDVDQFRLARALDAIVEDAVNAVGVDLNMASAPLLARVSGLGESLAEAIVAHRNTQGPFRSRQQLLGVARLGPKTYVQCAGFLRIPNGDEPLDASAVHPEAYGLAQNIIAACGRDLRSLMGDAEALRALDPNAFVGDSFGLPTVRDIIAELEKPGRDPRPGFKTAAFKEGVNELKDLQPGMVLEGTVTNVAAFGAFVDVGVHQDGLVHVSQLSDRFVKDPYQVVKAGDVVKVRVVEVDVKRKRIALTMKSRDDAARSVTKSAGSESRPRPKAATHNNKRGRKAEAQPTGSLGAALFEALRNKSD, encoded by the coding sequence ATGACCGACACCGCCACTCGAATCGCCCGTTTGATCGCCGAGGAGATCGGCGCCCGTCCGCAGCAAGTGGACGCGGCGGTGGCGCTGCTCGACGAAGGCGCGACCGTGCCGTTCATCGCCCGTTACCGCAAGGAAGTCACCGGCGGTCTGGACGACACCCAACTGCGCAATCTGGAAGACCGTTTGGGCTATCTGCGCGAACTCGAAGCGCGTCGCACCAGTGTGCTCGAATCGATCCGTGGCCAGGACAAGCTCACGGACGATCTGGAAGCGCGAATCGCGGCGGTGACGACCAAGGCCGAACTCGAAGATCTGTACCTTCCGTACAAGCCCAAGCGGCGCACCCGCGCCGAGATTGCGCGCGAGAAAGGGCTGGGGCCGCTGGCCGAGGCGTTGTTGCAGGATCGGTCGCTGGACCCGCAGGAAGCCGCCTCCGCCTACCTCGGCGACGAGGTGCCGGACGCCAAGGCCGCGCTCGACGGTGCGCGCGACATTCTGGTCGAACAGTTCTCCGAAAACGCCGAACTCCTGGGTGCGCTGCGGACCTATCTGCAAAAGCACGCGTTTCTGCGAGCACGCGTGGTCGACGGCAAGCAGGAGGTCGGGCAGAAGTTTTCGGATTATTTCGACCACGTGGAGCGCTGGTCGGGCGTGCCCAGCCATCGAGCCTTGGCGATGATGCGCGGACGCAACGAGGAGGTTCTGAGCCTGACGATCGAGGTCGACGCGGACGATCCCGCGCCGCTCAAGCCGGTGGAACGGATGATCGCCGATGCCTATTCGATCGGTCAGGGCAGCGCGCCGGCCGAAATCTGGCTGATGGAGGTGGTGCGCTGGACCTGGCGCGTCAAGCTGTCGATGAGCCTGTCGATCGACCTGATGATGCAGTTGCGCGAACGCGCCGACCTGGAGGCGATTCAGGTGTTCGCGCGCAACCTCAAGGATCTGCTGCTGGCGGCGCCGGCCGGTTCGCGGGCCACGATGGGGCTGGACCCCGGCATTCGCACTGGCGTCAAGCTGGCGGTGGTGGATGGTACCGGCAAGCTGCTCGACACCGCGACGATCTATCCGTTCGCACCCAAGAACGACGTTCGGGGCTCTCAATCCGAACTGGCGCGCCTGATTCACAAACACAAGGTCGAGCTGATCGCGATCGGCAACGGCACCGGCAGTCGCGAAACCGACAAGCTGGTGGCCGAGGTGCTGATCAATGCGCCGGACCCCAAGCCGATCAAGGTCACGGTCAGCGAGGCGGGTGCTTCGGTCTATTCGGCCTCAGCCCTGGCGGCTGCGGAATTCCCGGACCTGGACGTGTCCCTGCGCGGGGCCGTGTCGATTGCGCGGCGGCTGCAGGACCCGCTGGCGGAGCTGGTCAAGATCGAGCCCAAGGCGATCGGTGTCGGCCAATACCAGCACGACGTCGATCAGTTCCGGCTGGCGCGTGCCCTGGATGCGATCGTCGAGGACGCCGTCAATGCCGTCGGCGTCGATCTGAACATGGCGAGTGCGCCCTTGCTCGCGCGCGTGTCAGGCTTGGGTGAATCCCTGGCCGAGGCCATCGTCGCGCATCGCAATACGCAGGGGCCGTTCCGCTCCCGCCAGCAACTGCTCGGCGTGGCGCGGCTTGGCCCCAAGACCTATGTCCAGTGCGCCGGTTTTCTGCGGATCCCGAATGGCGACGAGCCGCTGGACGCCTCCGCAGTTCATCCCGAAGCCTACGGGCTCGCGCAGAACATCATCGCCGCCTGCGGGCGGGATCTGCGCAGCCTGATGGGCGATGCCGAAGCCCTGCGCGCCCTGGACCCGAATGCCTTTGTCGGCGATAGCTTTGGTTTGCCGACGGTGCGCGACATCATCGCCGAACTCGAGAAGCCGGGCCGCGATCCGCGCCCTGGTTTCAAGACCGCCGCGTTCAAGGAAGGGGTGAACGAACTCAAGGACCTGCAGCCCGGAATGGTGCTTGAAGGCACGGTGACCAATGTCGCCGCCTTCGGTGCCTTCGTGGATGTCGGCGTGCATCAGGACGGCCTGGTGCACGTGTCCCAGCTGTCGGACCGCTTCGTCAAGGACCCGTACCAGGTCGTCAAGGCCGGCGACGTGGTCAAGGTCCGAGTGGTCGAGGTGGACGTGAAGCGCAAGCGCATCGCGCTGACGATGAAGTCCCGGGATGACGCGGCTCGATCGGTGACCAAGTCTGCCGGCTCCGAATCACGGCCGCGCCCCAAGGCCGCAACACACAACAATAAGCGTGGCCGCAAGGCCGAGGCGCAGCCAACGGGCTCGCTGGGCGCTGCGCTGTTCGAGGCCTTGCGCAACAAGTCGGACTGA
- a CDS encoding peroxiredoxin: MKIIRRLLTIMLVGGCGIAWAALEAGALAPGFTADAALDGKPYQFSLADALGEGPVVLYFYPKAFTAGCTVEAHLFAEAMPQFNELGAQVVGLSGDDLETLQRFSVEACRSAFPVAADPGLKIAGTFEARMSERPEYASRTSFVIAPDGHILSTLTEPKPQPHISNALEVLREWNAAHVD, from the coding sequence ATGAAGATCATTCGCAGGCTGCTCACAATCATGCTGGTCGGCGGCTGTGGCATCGCCTGGGCCGCACTGGAAGCGGGTGCGCTTGCGCCGGGTTTCACCGCGGATGCCGCGCTCGACGGCAAACCCTACCAATTCTCTCTGGCCGACGCGCTCGGCGAGGGGCCGGTGGTGTTGTATTTCTATCCCAAGGCGTTCACTGCCGGCTGCACGGTCGAAGCGCACCTGTTCGCCGAAGCGATGCCGCAGTTCAACGAACTGGGTGCGCAGGTCGTGGGTCTGTCGGGCGACGATCTGGAAACCCTGCAGCGATTCTCCGTGGAGGCCTGCCGCAGCGCGTTTCCGGTGGCGGCGGACCCCGGACTCAAGATCGCCGGGACTTTTGAGGCGCGCATGTCCGAGCGGCCTGAATATGCCAGCCGCACGTCCTTCGTGATCGCGCCCGATGGTCACATTCTGTCGACGTTGACGGAGCCGAAACCGCAGCCGCACATCAGCAATGCACTTGAAGTGTTGCGCGAGTGGAACGCCGCACATGTCGACTGA
- a CDS encoding OmpA family protein — protein MMYKRIVMGLSMGLAAAILSGCHYVKQDAFEAQLAELRGNDASMRSDIDALQSRVDSMESELQQKLAQYDAKIEKLQGRVSVDMSAHFGFDDATLRAEDKPVLDDFAAVIREHDPDAIITVEGFTDPAGSAAYNKRLGQKRADAVRSYLVGSAGLSDAKVRTVSYGEDSNRQVEKGAWGDDGMANRRVALVIDYSTPSS, from the coding sequence ATGATGTACAAGCGAATCGTCATGGGCCTGTCGATGGGCCTGGCTGCCGCCATCCTTTCGGGGTGCCACTACGTGAAGCAGGATGCCTTCGAGGCACAGCTCGCCGAGTTGCGCGGCAACGACGCCAGCATGCGCAGCGACATCGATGCGCTGCAGTCGCGCGTCGACAGCATGGAGTCGGAGCTGCAGCAGAAGCTGGCGCAGTACGATGCGAAGATCGAAAAGCTGCAGGGACGGGTAAGCGTCGACATGAGCGCCCATTTCGGTTTTGACGATGCAACCTTGCGAGCCGAAGACAAGCCGGTGCTGGACGATTTCGCCGCCGTGATCCGTGAGCACGATCCGGACGCGATCATTACCGTCGAGGGTTTCACCGATCCCGCCGGATCGGCCGCCTACAACAAGCGGCTGGGCCAGAAGCGCGCCGACGCCGTGCGCAGCTATCTGGTGGGCAGCGCCGGATTGAGCGACGCCAAGGTTCGGACCGTGAGCTACGGAGAGGACAGCAATCGCCAGGTGGAGAAGGGCGCCTGGGGCGACGATGGCATGGCCAACCGCCGTGTCGCGCTGGTGATCGACTACAGCACGCCGTCGAGTTGA
- a CDS encoding DUF3014 domain-containing protein has translation MNNKGALGTLAVLAAIILVGAFGYHWYKGREDAAMAPEPVDTRPPPEPPQPPQYPVPQSPPQAPAESESKPAASPLPDLGTSDAPFRSSVEALTGSAPLEAFLVPDGVIRKLVVSIDNLSDSTLGMRFRAIKKIDGDFTVETRGDAIYLSSENYARYDRAVNTLEAVDTGSLVALYFRYYPLLQEAYKDLGYPSRYFNDRVIAVIDHLLATPDVSGSVELVRPKVLYQYKDPDLESLSVGQKTLIRMGPEHAASVKAKLREIRKAIIAGTRERSEAASSAG, from the coding sequence ATGAACAACAAAGGCGCACTCGGAACATTGGCGGTCCTGGCGGCCATTATCCTCGTCGGCGCGTTCGGCTATCACTGGTACAAGGGCCGGGAAGACGCGGCAATGGCGCCGGAGCCGGTCGATACCCGGCCTCCACCCGAGCCGCCGCAGCCACCCCAGTACCCGGTGCCGCAGAGCCCGCCGCAAGCGCCCGCTGAAAGCGAATCCAAGCCGGCGGCCAGCCCCCTGCCGGATCTCGGTACCAGCGATGCACCGTTCCGCAGCTCGGTGGAAGCGCTGACGGGTTCGGCGCCGCTGGAAGCCTTTCTGGTCCCCGATGGCGTCATTCGCAAGCTGGTGGTCAGCATCGACAATCTGAGCGATTCCACGCTCGGCATGCGTTTTCGCGCAATCAAGAAGATCGACGGAGATTTCACGGTGGAGACGCGCGGCGATGCGATCTATCTGAGCTCCGAAAACTATGCGCGTTACGATCGCGCCGTGAACACTCTGGAAGCTGTGGACACCGGCTCGCTGGTGGCCCTGTACTTTCGCTACTACCCATTGTTGCAGGAGGCCTACAAGGATCTTGGCTATCCGTCGCGCTACTTCAATGATCGGGTGATCGCCGTCATCGATCATTTGCTGGCGACGCCGGATGTGTCGGGTTCGGTCGAGTTGGTCCGGCCGAAAGTGTTGTATCAATACAAGGATCCCGACCTTGAATCACTCTCGGTCGGGCAGAAAACACTGATACGGATGGGTCCCGAGCACGCGGCCAGCGTGAAGGCGAAGCTGCGCGAGATCCGCAAGGCAATCATTGCCGGAACGCGTGAGCGCAGCGAGGCAGCGTCCTCGGCTGGTTGA